From a single Strix uralensis isolate ZFMK-TIS-50842 chromosome 27, bStrUra1, whole genome shotgun sequence genomic region:
- the MOB3A gene encoding MOB kinase activator 3A isoform X2 produces MSHALKQVFNKDKTFRPKRKFEPGTQRFELHKKAQASLNAGLDLKVAVQLPPGEEQNDWVAVHVVDFFNRINLIYGTISDYCTEQSCPVMSGGPKYEYRWQDEHKYRKPTALSAPQYMNLLMDWIEVQINNEDIFPTNVGTPFPKNFLPVVKKILSRLFRVFVHVYIHHFDRITQMGSEAHVNTCYKHFYYFVKEFNLIDTKELEPLKEMTSRMCH; encoded by the exons atgtcgCATGCTTTAAAGCAAGTGTTCAATAAAGACAAAACCTTCCGGCCCAAGCGCAAGTTTGAGCCAGGGACTCAGCGGTTTGAGCTGCACAAGAAGGCTCAAGCCTCGCTCAACGCTGGCCTGGACTTGAAAGTCGCCGTCCAGCTGCCGCCAGGAGAGGAGCAGAACGACTGGGTGGCCGTGCACGTGGTGGACTTCTTCAACCGCATCAACCTGATCTACGGCACCATCAGTGACTATTGCACGGAGCAGTCCTGCCCCGTCATGTCGGGGGGGCCCAAGTACGAGTACCGATGGCAGGACGAGCACAAGTACCGGAAACCCACAGCCCTGTCTGCTCCCCAGTACATGAACCTCCTGATGGACTGGATTGAGGTACAGATCAACAACGAGGACATCTTCCCCACTAATGTCG GTACTCCCTTCCCCAAGAACTTCCTCCCGGTGGTGAAGAAGATTCTCTCCAGGCTCTTCCGGGTCTTTGTCCATGTCTACATCCACCATTTCGACAGGATCACCCAGATGGGGTCGGAAGCCCACGTGAACACCTGCTACAAGCACTTTTACTACTTTGTGAAAGAGTTCAATCTCATAGACACCAAGGAGCTGGAACCACTG AAGGAAATGACCTCCCGGATGTGCCACTGA
- the MOB3A gene encoding MOB kinase activator 3A isoform X3, whose protein sequence is MGLLQEGFRLFCLFREGRIQRECCSLMERLGTAAADCEGRQFPGVSEETACPSPRRGALCGRCVISEGWPRSSRSTGDVCCNLRWLEKRSKQNPQPDPCSRNTSTASGRDGAWLQSRAIAGMGQILQKIRRFFLHLQHCVQVLLWDFLLEIAADSAPAIHIVVTWRLVLASLRRWHHGGVGAVPWCFRPAGSPRRFAAGCGEAVTQLSIRTR, encoded by the exons ATGGGACTCCTGCAAGAGGGTTTCAGGCTGTTCTGCCTCTTCAGGGAGGGCAGGATCCAGCGGGAATGCTGCTCGCTCATGGAAAGGCTCGGGACGGCGGCGGCAGATTGTGAGGGGAGGCAGTTTCCCGGTGTTTCGGAGGAG ACAGCCTGCCCCAGCCCACGGCGTGGGGCTCTCTGCGGCCGTTGTGTGATCTCGGAGGGGTGGCCAAGGTCCTCTCGAAGCACCGGTGACGTGTGTTGTAATCTCCGCTGGCTGGAAAAGAGGAGTAAACAAAAT CCGCAGCCTGACCCCTGCTCGAGGAACACGTCCACGGCCAGTGGAAGGGACGGTGCCTGGCTGCAGTCTCGGGCCATTGCTGGAATGGGACAGATCTTACAGAAAATAA GAcgtttctttctccatctccagCATTGCGTGCAAGTACTTCTCTGGGACTTCCTGCTGGAAATAGCTGCAGACTCAGCACCTGCCATCCACATTGTTGTTACTTGGAGGCTGGTCCTGGCTTCGCTCCGGAGGTGGCACCACGGCGGGGTGGGCGCAGTCCCCTGGTGCTTCCGCCCCGCCGGGTCTCCTCGGCGTTTCGCCGCAGGATGTGGTGAGGCTGTGACACAGCTCTCG ATCAGGACCAGATGA
- the MOB3A gene encoding MOB kinase activator 3A isoform X1, translating to MGLLQEGFRLFCLFREGRIQRECCSLMERLGTAAADCEGRQFPGVSEETACPSPRRGALCGRCVISEGWPRSSRSTGDVCCNLRWLEKRSKQNPQPDPCSRNTSTASGRDGAWLQSRAIAGMGQILQKIRRFFLHLQHCVQVLLWDFLLEIAADSAPAIHIVVTWRLVLASLRRWHHGGVGAVPWCFRPAGSPRRFAAGCGEAVTQLSVTKAAASCSEVPPRCSLLPLTTSVV from the exons ATGGGACTCCTGCAAGAGGGTTTCAGGCTGTTCTGCCTCTTCAGGGAGGGCAGGATCCAGCGGGAATGCTGCTCGCTCATGGAAAGGCTCGGGACGGCGGCGGCAGATTGTGAGGGGAGGCAGTTTCCCGGTGTTTCGGAGGAG ACAGCCTGCCCCAGCCCACGGCGTGGGGCTCTCTGCGGCCGTTGTGTGATCTCGGAGGGGTGGCCAAGGTCCTCTCGAAGCACCGGTGACGTGTGTTGTAATCTCCGCTGGCTGGAAAAGAGGAGTAAACAAAAT CCGCAGCCTGACCCCTGCTCGAGGAACACGTCCACGGCCAGTGGAAGGGACGGTGCCTGGCTGCAGTCTCGGGCCATTGCTGGAATGGGACAGATCTTACAGAAAATAA GAcgtttctttctccatctccagCATTGCGTGCAAGTACTTCTCTGGGACTTCCTGCTGGAAATAGCTGCAGACTCAGCACCTGCCATCCACATTGTTGTTACTTGGAGGCTGGTCCTGGCTTCGCTCCGGAGGTGGCACCACGGCGGGGTGGGCGCAGTCCCCTGGTGCTTCCGCCCCGCCGGGTCTCCTCGGCGTTTCGCCGCAGGATGTGGTGAGGCTGTGACACAGCTCTCGGTAACCAAAGCTGCTGCCTCGTGCTCAGAGGTCCCGCCGCGCTGTTCGCTACTTCCTCTAACCACGTCTGTGGTGTGA